One genomic segment of Candidatus Fukatsuia endosymbiont of Tuberolachnus salignus includes these proteins:
- a CDS encoding C80 family cysteine peptidase, which yields MPHTSMSRYEATNTAPTLVTTPVSSTPISGSAATQSNSLSGAPGPAKRDNVAGWQRRDISALSRDERSKFDSILIIQLEDNEQSLRDAINLASKHPKKSVLLQLDAEGNSRLIHGDLMRLTGYSRWHFVGRSRGGEDDHNPTSLAGYDSSGLLSVKKQVSQILGGAEPNEIVLIGSALASDDENPEFVDYRTQFADLLNQTNTGEPRTEPVGVVAYTTTVDVDEQGRRLTLDDDDQFKPGLIENRVVSRAAPKGLTSVQWMQLIRWMQEKYRNRVQNQPGNEGRYMSSASAEAYLKLYNFPPETRLRDYDMLLGNPDFFIFNGRLIEPGPVESHGHHSITQIDAQALARSNRESAKQEQPVNNEDIKKKWLIFPKKEQQAIAVLQSLHPDKNNIEIDVLWKSFNMSGELRQQLVDHLITENTVPEWAEAHKSASMDSNNTHRFDHIRSVVDPMIARFLRSDDQTMSMGSETRQAHYYAPAFLNDYLRSRGYQINDRGYPFRRDISGVFRGTHITPYEIVADERLLPFHGSHPDRTVTEIVMCGSALYRVSQENYTSGKSANISQYHYDRQSDPTYREFSDSDSDDEDYDHPIASKRIHKEYSRPLRRGQTSGFIYWIDTRGLEVVSMVESYILDPKAVADGGGGDAELHISAPFDKGIPADRIWLIDTEGNRALNIADLGEHFHNDLVDLEEETLQGASRIRYDRLFGRAEAKGLRILDISSMTSALPTQNNYNYDYQYYSPGALTSAKERTAPRPKNIPGSSLESRVVVDPVSRPVDTVEPMEFGKRVGPTMDSGEPMEVDESVDTPRDSGEPMEVDESASVPGDDVEPMDTDENVSSPRNSVEPSHHVYEIAVVQQGDADAIRAVGQWLRKDPMHRYLVVMNGEQADISSPNGTAFPMEAAAQAWLTLNTSPANVQVLFVGEKKGEASPNVLWNDQSLLDTRERINRFINKNLTGVSATHLQIKLGQIIITDLDEDGYAPEYRIDVGTDYVAQLAPAAEGRMNVTDLIAQPRISMPTGLPGGNSAYADPLSSIPLPSPVVDRTDLTTRLQRVIALMEALHANTLTLDTLDAQQRLDLADFFPDADGAFDERKISAFTTDARHFSRWHNDVKQLLQLPDTHAQLAHLTGEHALARSQEWNRQQISAITAWKGVEAEQGVNVQLAPQALFIEDNSRYAQAAATATGLAWLDAQTQGGQASEHYLKGLNTYATLNELRAQDPLSDNDVKQVQQFRRLFEGLLATPDAHPSIFGRQPLPVTHADMTPGQYLLKIDQQILALSVKENGHFTLYHPNVGAMHITGADVSQNRRVLETTLRHHMAPSTAVTLYKVDLTAARAQFSGLRQLQTLLGEYKPEAQRLAAAPDITLSAVPIAVVVLHKMGARIDGKPFSVDHLQRLSPQQVAEQLRFDAQKLARYLHQADYSTVEAQQAVRFLRQQIPAEGSMENRLIDSGNPAAKASVLAQLDAIRQQVTFRPQPTAGSQATKLVLDIAPTLGDTLKSVPIAGRARLQRFTSRAGGTMQGYGYLRSLSDLTKYNRRLQNQSLPPAQREQLTRERDMALFALSSNMAIDLTQEGLGIWGSRLTQMGLQSGFKLQLARFGGPALGVLSSGFDFYQAFRAFSQLATTTDPTLRQDLIVEGSLSLTGALVSIGVPLAFALGGGAAAVAGPVGLAFGAALLLAGGIYSAVREVDEIKKIVKLDGWETFQAGVLAFTGQDQTPEVENQVTAYQLKEEAEEALTARLEQAAKTVLRANINIETLYLSRGVVKLNPLPYRRIVATDIAKGEHIIRDRIPPTAIPSSDAMQQEAASYAMRYSRGNRVLTFQQSEGKAVVRLEEYSLNYYLPYAEGVDEVVDLNDEDARLPATVLKKPFIGADQPVGSFVATADHPLPTVSLNPLQNDTRAISIDIDHDGHRELAFYSIDGFYFLKSDGKGGYGTQQRIDSIVPLIWPTIRTTVGDINGDGWDDMVAVGDSSDPVQIFLAHKNGAFARREQSNGLQRSFLSDAPPGVTGRG from the coding sequence ATCAGACGAACACCGGAGAACCTCGCACAGAACCCGTTGGAGTGGTAGCGTACACAACGACAGTGGACGTTGACGAGCAAGGCCGTCGGTTAACATTGGACGATGATGACCAATTCAAACCGGGTCTCATTGAAAATCGAGTGGTATCACGCGCTGCGCCCAAAGGGCTGACGTCAGTACAGTGGATGCAACTGATCCGGTGGATGCAAGAGAAATACCGCAATCGGGTGCAAAATCAACCTGGCAACGAAGGGCGCTACATGTCATCTGCCAGTGCAGAAGCCTACCTCAAACTCTATAACTTCCCTCCAGAAACCCGGTTGCGTGACTACGACATGCTGTTGGGGAATCCTGATTTTTTTATTTTTAACGGCCGCTTAATAGAACCGGGTCCAGTAGAAAGTCATGGTCACCATTCCATCACTCAGATCGACGCACAGGCGTTAGCAAGAAGCAACAGAGAAAGTGCCAAACAAGAACAGCCCGTCAATAATGAAGATATTAAGAAAAAATGGTTAATTTTTCCTAAAAAAGAACAACAAGCCATCGCTGTGCTACAAAGCTTGCATCCTGATAAAAATAATATTGAGATTGATGTATTGTGGAAAAGCTTCAATATGTCAGGTGAATTACGGCAACAGCTAGTGGATCATTTAATCACAGAAAACACTGTTCCTGAGTGGGCTGAGGCACATAAAAGCGCGTCAATGGACAGTAATAACACGCATCGCTTTGATCATATTCGTAGCGTTGTTGATCCGATGATCGCTCGCTTTCTAAGGAGTGACGATCAGACCATGAGTATGGGCAGTGAAACGAGACAAGCCCATTATTATGCTCCTGCTTTTCTCAATGACTATTTACGTTCAAGAGGATATCAAATCAATGATCGCGGTTATCCTTTCAGAAGAGATATTAGCGGGGTATTCCGGGGTACCCATATTACACCCTATGAAATAGTAGCCGATGAAAGATTACTCCCATTTCATGGTTCCCATCCCGATCGCACCGTGACTGAAATAGTCATGTGTGGCAGCGCCCTCTATCGGGTATCTCAAGAAAATTATACTTCTGGGAAGAGTGCCAACATTAGTCAGTACCACTATGATCGCCAGTCTGATCCTACTTATCGTGAATTCTCAGACTCAGATAGCGATGATGAAGATTACGATCATCCTATCGCTTCGAAAAGAATCCACAAAGAATACAGTCGCCCTTTACGTCGAGGTCAAACAAGTGGCTTTATCTATTGGATTGATACACGGGGTCTTGAAGTGGTATCAATGGTAGAGAGTTATATACTCGATCCTAAGGCCGTTGCAGACGGAGGGGGAGGGGACGCCGAATTGCATATTTCCGCTCCTTTTGATAAGGGTATCCCAGCCGATCGTATCTGGTTAATTGATACTGAAGGTAACCGGGCCCTCAATATTGCTGATCTTGGCGAGCATTTCCATAACGATCTTGTCGATTTAGAAGAAGAAACGTTACAAGGAGCGAGCAGAATACGCTACGATAGATTATTTGGTCGAGCAGAAGCCAAAGGCTTGAGAATACTGGATATTAGCAGTATGACAAGCGCATTACCGACGCAAAATAACTATAATTATGATTATCAATATTATAGTCCGGGCGCTCTTACCTCAGCAAAAGAGAGGACAGCACCACGACCCAAAAATATACCAGGTAGCTCCCTTGAATCCAGGGTTGTTGTCGATCCTGTTAGTAGGCCCGTGGACACTGTTGAACCCATGGAGTTTGGCAAGCGTGTTGGCCCAACGATGGACAGTGGTGAACCAATGGAGGTTGATGAAAGCGTTGACACACCAAGGGACAGCGGTGAACCGATGGAGGTTGATGAAAGCGCTAGCGTACCAGGAGACGACGTCGAACCGATGGATACTGATGAAAACGTTAGCTCACCCAGGAATAGTGTCGAACCGAGTCATCATGTTTACGAAATAGCCGTGGTACAGCAGGGAGATGCCGATGCCATCAGGGCAGTGGGCCAATGGCTCAGAAAAGATCCCATGCACCGATACCTTGTTGTCATGAATGGAGAACAGGCAGATATCTCTTCACCGAATGGCACTGCATTTCCAATGGAAGCGGCCGCGCAAGCCTGGCTTACATTAAATACTTCCCCCGCGAACGTACAAGTACTCTTTGTCGGTGAAAAAAAAGGGGAGGCATCCCCCAACGTACTGTGGAATGATCAATCACTGCTTGACACCCGAGAAAGAATAAACCGTTTTATTAATAAAAATTTAACCGGCGTTAGTGCAACTCATCTCCAAATTAAATTGGGCCAAATTATTATCACCGATCTTGATGAAGACGGCTATGCGCCAGAATACCGTATCGATGTAGGAACTGATTACGTCGCGCAACTGGCCCCCGCTGCTGAAGGCCGGATGAATGTCACCGATCTTATTGCACAGCCTCGCATATCCATGCCGACGGGCCTACCCGGAGGAAATAGCGCCTATGCTGATCCCCTGTCTTCAATCCCGCTTCCTTCTCCCGTGGTGGATCGTACCGATCTCACTACCCGACTGCAGCGGGTTATCGCACTCATGGAGGCGCTGCACGCCAATACGTTAACCCTCGATACGCTGGATGCCCAGCAACGTCTTGACCTGGCCGATTTTTTCCCTGATGCCGACGGCGCCTTTGATGAAAGGAAGATCTCTGCCTTCACCACTGACGCGCGCCATTTTTCCCGCTGGCATAACGATGTAAAACAGCTGTTGCAATTACCGGATACCCATGCTCAGCTCGCTCACTTGACGGGTGAACACGCGTTGGCGCGCAGTCAAGAATGGAACAGGCAGCAAATCAGTGCTATCACGGCATGGAAAGGCGTTGAGGCCGAACAGGGCGTCAACGTGCAGCTCGCGCCACAGGCGTTATTTATCGAGGACAATAGCCGGTACGCACAGGCGGCGGCCACTGCCACAGGACTTGCCTGGTTGGATGCACAAACACAAGGCGGGCAGGCCAGTGAGCATTACCTGAAGGGCCTCAATACTTACGCCACGCTCAACGAGCTGCGCGCTCAGGATCCCCTTTCTGACAATGACGTCAAGCAAGTGCAACAATTCCGCCGGCTGTTCGAGGGGTTGCTCGCGACACCTGACGCGCATCCCTCGATTTTTGGCCGACAACCGTTGCCCGTGACGCACGCGGATATGACGCCCGGCCAGTATCTATTAAAAATCGATCAGCAAATCCTGGCGCTTTCTGTCAAAGAGAACGGCCACTTTACGCTTTATCACCCCAATGTAGGCGCGATGCACATCACGGGGGCGGATGTCAGTCAAAACCGACGGGTACTTGAGACGACCTTGCGTCACCACATGGCGCCCTCCACGGCAGTCACCTTGTACAAAGTCGATCTGACCGCCGCCCGTGCGCAATTCTCGGGGCTAAGGCAACTGCAGACGCTACTCGGCGAGTATAAACCCGAAGCACAACGCCTGGCCGCTGCCCCTGATATTACCCTGAGCGCGGTCCCGATAGCCGTCGTGGTACTCCATAAAATGGGGGCCCGCATCGACGGTAAGCCCTTTTCAGTCGATCATCTCCAACGCCTCTCACCACAACAGGTGGCGGAGCAACTGCGTTTTGATGCCCAAAAATTGGCGCGTTATCTGCACCAGGCTGATTACAGTACCGTTGAAGCACAACAGGCCGTGCGTTTCCTCCGGCAGCAAATACCGGCGGAAGGCAGTATGGAAAATCGCCTCATCGACAGCGGCAATCCCGCCGCAAAAGCCAGTGTGCTGGCGCAGCTGGATGCGATCCGACAGCAGGTGACCTTCAGGCCACAGCCGACGGCGGGCAGCCAGGCGACCAAGCTGGTGTTAGACATTGCACCAACACTGGGCGACACGCTAAAAAGCGTGCCGATAGCCGGCAGGGCGCGTCTGCAGCGCTTTACCAGCCGCGCGGGCGGCACCATGCAAGGCTACGGCTACCTGCGTTCATTGAGCGATCTAACCAAATATAACCGGCGACTGCAAAATCAATCCTTACCCCCCGCACAAAGAGAACAGCTGACACGAGAAAGGGATATGGCCCTGTTTGCACTGAGTTCCAACATGGCGATTGATCTCACCCAAGAGGGGCTCGGCATTTGGGGCAGTCGTCTGACCCAGATGGGCCTGCAGTCAGGCTTCAAACTGCAGTTGGCTCGCTTTGGCGGCCCGGCGCTCGGCGTCTTATCCAGCGGTTTTGACTTCTACCAGGCATTCCGTGCTTTCAGTCAGCTCGCCACCACCACCGATCCGACATTGCGCCAAGATTTGATCGTCGAAGGGTCTTTATCGCTCACCGGCGCGCTGGTAAGCATCGGCGTCCCCCTTGCTTTTGCACTTGGCGGCGGCGCCGCCGCGGTAGCCGGCCCGGTGGGATTGGCCTTCGGGGCGGCGCTGCTCTTAGCTGGCGGCATTTATTCGGCAGTCCGTGAAGTGGACGAGATCAAAAAAATCGTCAAATTAGACGGGTGGGAAACCTTTCAAGCCGGGGTATTGGCCTTTACCGGGCAAGATCAGACGCCGGAGGTGGAAAACCAGGTAACGGCCTACCAGCTAAAAGAGGAGGCAGAGGAAGCACTGACCGCCCGATTGGAACAGGCTGCTAAAACCGTATTACGGGCTAACATCAACATTGAGACCCTGTACCTCAGCCGAGGGGTCGTCAAGCTGAACCCCCTCCCTTATCGGCGGATCGTGGCGACAGACATCGCCAAGGGCGAGCACATCATACGTGACCGCATCCCCCCGACAGCAATACCGTCATCAGACGCCATGCAACAAGAGGCGGCCAGCTACGCCATGCGGTATAGCAGAGGAAACAGGGTATTGACCTTCCAACAAAGCGAAGGGAAAGCCGTCGTGAGACTGGAAGAATATTCACTAAACTACTACCTGCCTTACGCGGAGGGGGTCGACGAGGTCGTTGATCTGAATGATGAGGACGCGCGTCTGCCCGCGACCGTGCTAAAAAAACCCTTTATCGGCGCGGACCAGCCGGTAGGGTCCTTTGTTGCGACGGCCGATCACCCCTTGCCCACGGTGAGCTTGAATCCCTTACAAAATGATACGCGCGCAATCAGTATCGATATTGACCATGATGGTCACCGTGAGCTCGCCTTTTATTCTATTGATGGGTTCTATTTCCTAAAATCTGATGGGAAAGGCGGTTATGGGACTCAACAGCGTATCGATAGCATCGTGCCGCTGATCTGGCCGACAATAAGAACGACGGTCGGGGATATCAACGGGGATGGATGGGACGATATGGTGGCCGTCGGCGACAGTAGCGACCCGGTACAGATTTTTTTAGCCCATAAAAACGGGGCCTTTGCCCGTCGCGAGCAATCAAACGGCCTGCAGCGGTCATTTTTAAGTGACGCCCCCCCCGGTGTTACTGGACGTGGATAA